The region CAGATCTCTGAGGCATGTGGCGGATTACACAGAAATACGCACATAGGTGACGGCCGCTTATTGTTTAATGCAGACGCCTGCAGGAAGTCCCCAGGCAGCACCCACTCCTCTCTACAGCCACCACCCACAGGCGGCGTCGCTGGCGCAGCCAGTCCTAGGACGCGTTGCGCGGGGAGCGGGCACGCGCGCGTGAGGACGTCCGGGGAGCGCGCGCGCCGCCGCCACCAGCGAGCTCGGTTGGGTTTGCCGGTGGTGGGGTTTGAAGGTGATGGCCTTGACCGAAGGCCTCGAGGAGGGGTCTTCCGCTGTTCCAGCAGTCGCTGCCGGGACTACCGTTCACTCTTCGTCATGAGAGGTAAGGCCTGGGGGAAGCGGGCCGAGGAAGCGAGGGGCCAAGGCGAATGGGCTCTGGGAGAATAAGTGAGGTACTCGAAGCTCGAACGTGGGTGGAAAACTCTGTCCTGGGGATTCCGGAAGAGTTTTGTGcgtttatttttcttactttttcgtCCCCTTTCTTGCTTGTGCTTGGAGGAAAGTGGGAAGGTTCTACGTTTTTATTTATggaaaaagatacagaaattgTCCCGTCCAACGTCAGTCTTCGGAGGTTTGAGGGAATAAATAGCACCTGTGGCTTCAGAGCATCGGTGAAAAGCTTTagtgaaaatcatttaaaaaccaCACCACCATAcagtaattggaaaaaaaaaaagttagacttcagaaagaaatagaatggcAGAACATATCCTGACATTAATCCTAGCTACCTCCTATAGAAACGGCAGTCTGGGATAAGGCTCAGCGTGTCCTCTGCTGTCATTACGACTCTGGCATCTTCGAAGACTGCTACACTGGTAATTTAGGGATCCTTTCCTGCCagtgtcctttttctttcccacctCCCAACCCGCAATGATGGTggcatttttatctttattttattttaatttaaaaaaattttttgaatgtttatttatttttgagagagacagagacagagcgtgagtgggggaggggcagagagagagggagacacagaatccgaagtaggctccaggctctgagctgtcagcacagagcccgacgcggggctcgaactcacgagccatgagatcatgacctgagacgaagttggacgctcaaccgactgagccacccaggcgccccatttttaatGGGCAGACTATATAATGATCTTTACACAGACTAAAGAGTTACCTACCTGGCAATTACATAGCGACTCCCCAAGTGTCCCAAATTTAAAGGTGTTTGGGTAGCATTCTTTTCTGGGGGAAGATAATACTTTTGGTATTAATCATTAGAAATCTTTTCAGCCTTGGGAAAGCTATTTCAGCATAAACCGAAATCTGTAGGTCACTTAagtgaaatgtttattattagtTCTCCATGATgatacttaaaaacaattttttttaatgtttatttttgaaagcgagagagagagagagcgagagagagcatacgagcagcggaggggcagagagaggaagacacaaaatccaaaaaaggctccaggctccgagctgtcagcacagagcccaacacagggcttgaactcatgaacccatgagatcatgacctgagctgaagtccaacgctcaactgactgagccacccaggtgccccatccatgATGATACTTTAAAAGGCATTaagatttaatgttttttttctccttagcctttcaaagcattaaaaaatactgtttactCTTAGGAAATGTAGAATCTCCACCAGAGATGAAACTGCTCCAGTTGGGCAGAGTAAATGTCCTGAAGTATCCAAGTATGAATGAGTATTAGTACATTATTAACATCTGCTGGGCACCCATACTTAGACTattttgctgtttccttctgTCATTAGAGAAGGGGGCATCTGAAGCTCAATTTTGTTTGTAGCAGATGTTCCCTAAAAAATAGTTTGAATACTGCAGCAGAGCCTTGACATTAAGGGAAGAGGGATGTCTAGTTAAAAGTGATAGACAACCTGAAGATAATTCATCTACTGGGACTATTGGCCTGTCCTGTAGTGAGTAAAGGATTCCTACTGAACAATATATTGCCTGTATTTAATTGTTCACTtagaatattttctgattttttatttttaggagaccAAGCCCTGAAGCAAAGAAATCTGGATCACAGAAAAACTATTCAAGGGTCATGCAAGCCAACTGTAGCCAACTGCACAGCCCTCCAGGAGCTGCAGGCAGTGAGGATGCCTCAGCTTCCCAATGTGTTCATACAAGATTGACAGGAGAAGGTTCTTGTCTTCATTCTGGAGATGTTCATATCCAGATAAACTCCATACCTAAAGAATGTGCTGAAAATCCAAGCTCCAGAAATATAAGGTCAAGTGTCCATAGCTGTACTCATGGATGTATACATAGTCGCTTACGGAGTCACTCCCACAATGAAGCAAGGCAGTCTGATGATACTGCCACAGAGTCTGGAGATCATGGTAGTAGCTCTTTCTCAGAATTCCGCTATCTCTTCAAGTGGTTGCACAAAAGTCTTCCATATATTTTGATTCTGGGTGTCAAACTTGTTATGCAGCATATAACAGGTAGGGTATAATAAAACATTGCATTGTTTCATTGCAAAATttagttaattttatttccttattggtAATCTCCTTGAACCTCTGTATTTTGTTAGCTTTGAAAATTGTATGTTTCCTGTAAATTCATGTTATTGTGTtaactcttggatttttttttctttcaattaacTGGAACTTATTTCCTAACAGGAATTTCTCTTGGAATTGGGCTGCTTACAACTTTTATGTATGCAAACAAAAGCATTGTAAATCAGGTTTTTCTAAGAGTAAGTATaacaagtaacttaaaaaaacattaaatgtttcTCTCTGTACAATTTATTATATACTCACTTTTGAGAGAAATAGGAATTAAGATCATTTTCTTGACAAACATGTTATAGCATCCATGATATATTAAATTTTGTTATCTAAATGATCTGTCCTGATGATAAATTATTTCAccttattttctttgtatgttgAGTCCCTGATAGAAAAACTAGATAAGATTAAAAGGTTTAGAATGCACTATTTGATCTGATTTGTTAAGTGCCTTcatattttgagtaaattttaCCATCATTAAAAACTTCACCTGTTGCCCTAGAAGATCTAAAATAGTTCAATAAAATGTACAGGTATCGAACTATTAGGGctcccttttttaaagaaaattaagtccAAGAAGTTTTCccataatataaattataaactatTAGTCATATAAGTTACTGGAAAAAATAGGATTAGTTTATAAAATTTCACCTTCAAGCAACTTTAAAGGGCTGTATCTGTGTAAAGGATCAGCATTCTGACCTGGATATTTGTAGTTAGAATCTACCAAACCATAAACATTTAATTCGGGGTTTAAATTAAACTAGTAattaagacaattttaaaagTGAGATTAATAGCAAATTACCTTGTTAAAATATTACTGAATTgaaaatttttagttatttttataagtCCTGACAAcctagcattttttaaagttcagttttGTCAGGGAGGCAAAAATAGGGAGTAGAGGTAAAGTTTGTACTTGGATGGTTCTTTTATGTCATTTTGTAGATTTGGCTTCTTTGAAACCTGGGTAATGTGAGTATTGTTTTTATATAGTGAAgaaaactgtaatttaaaaatttgtttaaatattctgttttgttcactaaaGATTCATAGAGTGCAATGAtgtacaatttatatttttattaagattaaTCTACTAAAATGTTCTAAGTTCACAAATTAGTCATTAAAGTAAAATAGTTAAATGATATTTATAACTCTGGCATAATTCAtaataacaaattataaaattgtttatttttcaggaaaGGTGCTCCAAGATTCAGTGTGCTTGGTTACTGGTATTCTTAGCAGGATCTTCTGTTCTTTTATATTACACTTTTCATTCTCAGTCACTTTATTACAGGTAATTTGAGGTACAAATACACAAtcatattttttatgtaaaaatttattcCATAGCACTTTGTATATATCTTAACTTACACATACTTATTGTTAGAGTTCAATTTTTACCGGTCCCTCTCCTTCCAAGATAATAGCTCTAAGTGACATACTCAGATTTGTATACTAAGTGCCTTGGCTCATAGCAGGTACTCACTATTTTAGTTTTTGAtacttaaatttttacttatataATCAGTGGTTTTAAACACCGTTAGGTGTTGATGgcggtctttttaaatttttatttatttttgacaaaattgTATGTATTCAGGATGTAAACATGTTTTGACATATAtatgcattgtgaaatgattatcacaatcaagctaattaacatgtCTGTCACTTCTCTTAGTTacttgtgtgtggggggggggtgggtaagaACACATGATCTTTGTTTCTAGAAGCAAGAAGACTTACTAAAGGATAGTTGTTAAGTTTCCAGGTCAGATGGAAGTGTTCTTAATTTTTAGCTTTAATCCGATGATTAGAAGTCCTGGTTTTAGCGGAGTTGGGAGAGATGGGACAAATCTAGGAAATAGTATATAGAGGGAACCAATACCACTCAAATTGGATTGGGTGTGTTGATGGGAGGTAAGAATCCAGGATGACCCCTGGGATTTAGTTTTAGCAACTGGCTGGGTGGTGGTTCATTTATGGGCTAGGAAACACTGGAAAGAGAACTGATTTTGAGGGGAAGATCAGTTTTGCTTTGAACATGTAAAGTTTGAGAGGCCATGTAGAACTCTTAAAGTGATTGTAGCTATATGTCATGAGCTCATTGTCAAAGTTAGGGCTTTAAATTTTGGTGGTATACAGCATATGGTTGATAGACCTAAAAACCATGGAATTCACCAAGACTAATCAGGGAAAGAAAGTGTAGACAGAGGAGAGGGCCCAGGACTGGACAATAATCAGAGGAGGAGCAGCAAAGGATATTTAAGGAACCATCAGTTATATAATGAGAATAACTAGGAAAGTGTGATGTTAGAagtctaagaagaaaataattcaggGAGGGAAGATGGAAAACGAGAAGTGACCTTTGAGTTTAGCAAGACAGAAGGAATTGGTGATCTTGacaaaagcaattcagtggaAAGGAGATGGAACCCTGATTGGAACTGGTTGAGAAGAGAATGGTGGACATCCAGTATTTAGTGAATTCTTTAGATTACAGGGTAGCTTTCCAGCGATGACATGCTAGAaagactgttctttttctttattctatggAGGAAAGATTTGAAATTCAAACATTTGAAAAGTCCCTTTAAGCAAAATGatcttccattttatttacatGAACTCTAACATCTTGCCAAACTCACATTTTTTACATATCAAAGTAAAATACTTGGTAGCAAATTTAAAACCCCTATCAAAACTTGACCTTTGTATATTGTTTTGGTAAgttttgatgtttttctcttggtagcttaatttttttaaatcctacttTGGACCATTCAAGCTTCTGGGAAGTACTCTGGATTGTTGGAATTACAGACTTCATTCTGAAATTCCTCTTCATGGGCTTAAAATGCCTTATTTTGTTGATGCCTTCTTTCATCATGCCTTT is a window of Prionailurus viverrinus isolate Anna chromosome E1, UM_Priviv_1.0, whole genome shotgun sequence DNA encoding:
- the RNFT1 gene encoding E3 ubiquitin-protein ligase RNFT1 isoform X2; amino-acid sequence: MQANCSQLHSPPGAAGSEDASASQCVHTRLTGEGSCLHSGDVHIQINSIPKECAENPSSRNIRSSVHSCTHGCIHSRLRSHSHNEARQSDDTATESGDHGSSSFSEFRYLFKWLHKSLPYILILGVKLVMQHITGISLGIGLLTTFMYANKSIVNQVFLRERCSKIQCAWLLVFLAGSSVLLYYTFHSQSLYYSLIFLNPTLDHSSFWEVLWIVGITDFILKFLFMGLKCLILLMPSFIMPFKSKGYWYMLLEELCQYYRTFVPVPVWFRYFISYGEFGNVTRRSLGILLALLYLILKSYGVAASKRQCSDVDDICSVCQAEFQKPVLLICQHIFCEECITLWFNREKTCPLCRTVISDHINKWKDGATSSHLQIY
- the RNFT1 gene encoding E3 ubiquitin-protein ligase RNFT1 isoform X1 is translated as MQANCSQLHSPPGAAGSEDASASQCVHTRLTGEGSCLHSGDVHIQINSIPKECAENPSSRNIRSSVHSCTHGCIHSRLRSHSHNEARQSDDTATESGDHGSSSFSEFRYLFKWLHKSLPYILILGVKLVMQHITGISLGIGLLTTFMYANKSIVNQVFLRERCSKIQCAWLLVFLAGSSVLLYYTFHSQSLYYSLIFLNPTLDHSSFWEVLWIVGITDFILKFLFMGLKCLILLMPSFIMPFKSKGYWYMLLEELCQYYRTFVPVPVWFRYFISYGEFGNVTRRSLGILLALLYLILKLLDFFGHLRTFRRVLQIFFTRPSYGVAASKRQCSDVDDICSVCQAEFQKPVLLICQHIFCEECITLWFNREKTCPLCRTVISDHINKWKDGATSSHLQIY